The proteins below are encoded in one region of Halocatena salina:
- a CDS encoding aldehyde dehydrogenase family protein: MATHTARYDQHLYVDGDWESTPERIEVPDRAEGGTFAEIAAADADDARAALRAADRTKEPMRQTTIPERAGWCEEIADGLRARSDELATIIVREAGKPISSARGEVESAAERFDRAAQEIRHLKGEFREGTTEGHEGWEAIVKHEPVGTVLCITPYNYPLGTTALQVAPALAAGNSVVLTPSSKTPISAALLAEVISDVSLPPGAFNFVPGHGSEIGDVLAGDDRINTIAMTGSSAAGEHVAGVSGMVTLHMELGGNAPAVVCADADLDDVVPACTKGSLKYAGQRCSAVSRILAHESVHDELVERLDAEMETWIEGDLFDERTDFGPLISEDQAEWVDELVTDAVDRGARLIRGGEYDGRYYEPTLLADVPDDARLVYEEQFGPVATVTPVSDTEEALALANGSDLGLDACVFTQNYDRALSIADRLEAGSVRINGAPSHGLGDIPFGGIKQSGIGREGIDASIHAMLREKSVIL; this comes from the coding sequence ATGGCCACTCATACAGCACGGTACGACCAGCACCTCTACGTGGATGGGGACTGGGAAAGCACCCCAGAGCGGATCGAGGTTCCGGACCGCGCGGAAGGAGGAACGTTCGCGGAGATCGCGGCCGCAGACGCGGACGATGCTCGGGCCGCGTTGCGTGCTGCCGACCGCACTAAAGAGCCGATGCGCCAGACCACGATTCCCGAACGTGCGGGCTGGTGTGAAGAGATCGCGGACGGATTGCGCGCGCGATCGGACGAACTCGCCACGATCATCGTTCGGGAGGCTGGGAAACCGATTTCGAGCGCCCGCGGTGAGGTCGAAAGCGCCGCCGAGCGCTTCGACCGGGCAGCCCAAGAGATACGTCATCTGAAAGGCGAATTCCGAGAGGGAACGACGGAGGGCCACGAGGGATGGGAGGCGATCGTGAAACACGAACCGGTCGGGACGGTATTGTGTATCACGCCGTACAACTACCCACTCGGAACGACTGCGCTACAAGTCGCGCCCGCGCTCGCGGCGGGCAACAGCGTCGTTCTCACACCCTCCAGCAAGACGCCGATCAGCGCGGCCTTGCTCGCGGAAGTCATCAGCGACGTGTCCCTGCCACCAGGCGCGTTCAACTTCGTTCCGGGGCATGGAAGCGAGATCGGCGACGTGTTGGCGGGCGATGACCGGATCAATACCATCGCAATGACGGGCTCATCGGCAGCCGGAGAGCACGTTGCCGGCGTGAGCGGAATGGTGACGTTGCATATGGAACTGGGTGGGAACGCACCCGCCGTCGTCTGTGCCGACGCGGATCTCGACGACGTCGTTCCCGCCTGTACTAAGGGATCGTTGAAGTACGCAGGACAGCGCTGTTCGGCTGTCAGTCGGATACTCGCCCACGAATCCGTACACGACGAGCTCGTCGAACGGCTCGACGCCGAGATGGAGACGTGGATCGAGGGCGATCTGTTCGATGAACGGACGGATTTCGGACCGCTCATCTCCGAAGATCAGGCTGAGTGGGTGGATGAGTTGGTCACCGACGCAGTCGATCGCGGGGCGCGACTGATCCGTGGCGGAGAGTACGATGGGCGGTATTACGAGCCGACACTGCTGGCTGACGTACCCGACGACGCCCGGCTCGTCTACGAAGAGCAGTTCGGACCGGTTGCGACGGTCACGCCGGTTTCGGACACCGAAGAGGCGCTCGCACTCGCAAACGGAAGCGACCTCGGGCTGGATGCGTGCGTGTTTACCCAGAACTACGACCGGGCGCTGTCGATCGCCGACCGGCTCGAAGCGGGATCGGTTCGCATCAACGGCGCACCGAGCCACGGTCTCGGTGACATCCCGTTCGGTGGAATCAAACAGTCAGGGATCGGTCGGGAAGGGATCGACGCCTCGATCCACGCGATGCTCAGAGAAAAGAGTGTCATCCTCTGA
- a CDS encoding universal stress protein: protein MFETVVVATDGSKSTERAVEAAFDLTDQFDAELHALTVVESNSAEAHNRAQAVLRNLTERIDRPVTTVIEDGPPAEAISSYATEIGADVVVMGIRGRDGPYGYHLGSVAETVVYDCPVPVLTVHHLDVEADGEVE, encoded by the coding sequence ATGTTCGAGACGGTGGTCGTCGCAACGGACGGGAGTAAGTCCACTGAGCGAGCGGTCGAGGCGGCGTTCGATCTGACAGACCAGTTCGACGCGGAGCTACACGCGCTCACCGTCGTCGAATCGAACAGTGCGGAGGCTCACAACAGAGCACAGGCGGTACTCCGCAACCTCACCGAACGGATCGACCGGCCAGTCACCACCGTCATCGAGGATGGCCCTCCGGCCGAAGCCATCAGTTCCTACGCGACAGAGATCGGTGCCGATGTGGTCGTCATGGGGATTCGAGGCCGAGATGGTCCATACGGGTATCATCTCGGAAGTGTGGCTGAAACGGTCGTGTACGACTGTCCGGTGCCCGTGCTGACCGTCCATCATCTCGATGTCGAAGCCGACGGGGAGGTGGAGTGA
- a CDS encoding universal stress protein, with amino-acid sequence MEIDTVLVPIAETDTVPYVVAHAVAIAEQYEAGIHMLYVLDSDATDTDALSQQLMEATRAATDDITIPLSHSIIYGFSTEYLTHHPGSVVLDASNDIGADFIVIPRERSPNALGQAADYVVQYATAPVLSV; translated from the coding sequence ATGGAGATCGACACCGTGCTGGTCCCGATCGCCGAAACTGACACCGTTCCCTACGTGGTTGCACACGCGGTTGCGATCGCAGAGCAGTACGAAGCAGGAATTCACATGCTGTACGTTCTCGACAGCGATGCGACCGACACCGACGCCCTGAGCCAGCAGCTCATGGAGGCAACCCGTGCGGCTACCGATGACATCACCATCCCGCTCTCACACTCGATCATTTACGGCTTCTCGACGGAGTATCTCACCCATCACCCCGGCAGCGTCGTTTTGGATGCGAGCAACGACATCGGAGCCGACTTCATCGTCATCCCCCGCGAACGGTCACCGAACGCGCTCGGACAAGCCGCCGATTACGTCGTCCAGTATGCCACTGCTCCCGTCCTCTCGGTGTGA
- a CDS encoding helix-turn-helix domain-containing protein, whose protein sequence is MVTVVWATLPASDFALSETLSVAPDATFECEQIIETGSGTVMPLLWVRGVDRETVERGFERDHSVDGFECLASLGNEGLYRMEWIRQVRLVLQILTSTNATVLDAAGDSEQWTLRIMYPQRSELSETNEFCERHRLSFSVERIRELSEEVVGQYGLTEEQFNALTIACESGYFDVPREVDLDELATELGISHQALSERLRRGHEVLIKETLLIDGSSQFSIRSN, encoded by the coding sequence ATGGTGACTGTCGTGTGGGCAACCCTTCCGGCATCGGATTTCGCGCTCAGCGAAACCCTCTCCGTTGCGCCGGACGCGACGTTTGAGTGTGAGCAGATCATCGAGACGGGATCTGGGACTGTGATGCCGTTGCTCTGGGTGCGCGGCGTCGATCGTGAGACGGTTGAGCGAGGCTTCGAACGGGATCACAGCGTGGATGGGTTCGAATGTTTGGCGTCGCTTGGGAACGAGGGCCTGTACCGGATGGAGTGGATCAGGCAGGTACGACTCGTTCTTCAGATACTCACGAGCACGAACGCAACGGTGTTGGACGCTGCTGGTGACAGCGAGCAGTGGACGCTCCGGATCATGTATCCACAACGCAGCGAACTCTCAGAAACGAACGAGTTCTGTGAGCGACACCGGCTTTCGTTCAGCGTCGAGCGCATCCGTGAGCTGTCCGAGGAAGTCGTCGGACAGTACGGACTTACGGAAGAACAGTTCAATGCGTTAACGATCGCGTGCGAATCGGGCTATTTCGACGTTCCCCGAGAGGTAGATCTCGACGAACTCGCCACGGAACTTGGCATCTCCCATCAGGCGTTGTCCGAGCGGCTCCGACGTGGTCACGAGGTGCTCATCAAGGAGACGTTGCTCATCGACGGTTCGTCTCAGTTCAGTATCCGATCCAACTGA
- a CDS encoding DHH family phosphoesterase: protein MNESLIDADQLPLARKSILPGTGFFVPDDEEDGPNQERIETLSRADTVVIADSDADGLGCAALIRTYHDDALTAEVDPTMAAHELPNHDVAIIPAAPHSLTDAQQQVIEYTSAGVTVYICDLCPDRDSDIEPLSELTDHADSVRWFDHHQWTAEYERRVRAAGVDLVVGDSETECSTDVALESLDEAFSPRFQTLAAVTRDHDLWLREDPRSDDLADFAQWIAPEIYVATVRRHGVDFPDAVEAYITRRRVEKERLIEKAVERAELRELTVPSAGVGAPDNTDDDADETEDASAEEDDTPLTVGVTYGRCSQNEVAEALREQGADAAVVVKPSGPVSIRGTETFARCHEVAKAVGGGGHPKAAGCKPDIYDDMLDYAHHWTTRGAIAKRLILDAFRSLPQEPSPEDDATA, encoded by the coding sequence ATGAACGAGTCGCTCATCGACGCCGATCAGCTTCCGCTCGCACGGAAGTCCATCCTCCCCGGAACCGGGTTTTTCGTTCCCGACGACGAAGAGGATGGACCGAACCAAGAGCGGATCGAGACGCTTAGCCGGGCCGATACGGTCGTTATCGCCGACAGTGACGCCGACGGACTCGGATGTGCTGCGCTCATCCGGACGTATCACGACGACGCGCTCACAGCCGAGGTTGATCCCACGATGGCGGCGCACGAGCTACCCAACCACGACGTTGCGATCATCCCCGCCGCGCCCCACAGCCTCACCGATGCCCAACAGCAAGTCATCGAATACACGTCTGCGGGCGTCACGGTCTACATCTGTGATCTCTGTCCGGACCGCGACAGTGACATCGAACCGTTGTCGGAACTGACCGACCACGCCGACAGCGTACGCTGGTTCGACCACCATCAGTGGACCGCCGAGTACGAGCGCCGCGTTCGGGCGGCGGGCGTGGATCTCGTCGTCGGTGACTCCGAGACGGAATGTTCGACCGACGTCGCGCTTGAGAGTCTCGACGAAGCGTTTTCGCCCCGGTTCCAAACGCTGGCAGCGGTCACGCGCGACCACGATCTGTGGCTGCGCGAGGATCCCCGGAGCGACGACCTCGCTGATTTCGCCCAGTGGATCGCTCCCGAGATCTACGTGGCGACGGTCCGCCGCCACGGCGTCGACTTTCCCGATGCCGTGGAAGCGTACATCACCCGCCGTCGGGTGGAAAAAGAACGACTCATCGAGAAGGCCGTCGAACGTGCCGAACTGCGCGAGCTGACCGTTCCGTCTGCAGGTGTTGGAGCGCCGGACAACACGGACGACGATGCAGACGAAACGGAGGACGCTAGCGCCGAAGAGGACGACACCCCGCTCACAGTCGGCGTGACGTACGGTCGCTGTTCTCAAAACGAGGTCGCGGAGGCGCTTCGGGAACAGGGCGCGGACGCAGCGGTCGTCGTCAAGCCCAGCGGACCCGTGAGCATTCGAGGAACGGAGACGTTCGCCCGGTGTCACGAGGTCGCAAAAGCGGTCGGTGGCGGTGGCCATCCGAAAGCCGCGGGCTGTAAACCCGACATCTACGACGACATGCTCGATTATGCACATCACTGGACGACGCGGGGAGCGATCGCCAAACGGTTGATCCTCGATGCGTTCCGGTCACTCCCACAAGAGCCATCTCCCGAAGACGACGCCACCGCATAA
- a CDS encoding PH domain-containing protein: MESLDPRVRIIWGLTGLLGAIVVSLGVAIVDTFLFSIGQWLAVVAFVGIGSCVVPYTLLRYRVWQFEIRDDALHLERGVFTRVETAVPFVRVQHVDTQRGPVARLLGLASVVVYTAGSRGADVTIPGLRSERANALHNRLRELAIESEEDAV; encoded by the coding sequence ATGGAATCTCTCGATCCCCGCGTTCGTATCATCTGGGGTCTCACCGGTCTCCTGGGTGCGATCGTGGTGAGTCTCGGCGTGGCCATCGTCGATACGTTTCTGTTCTCGATCGGGCAGTGGCTCGCCGTCGTGGCGTTCGTGGGCATTGGCAGCTGTGTCGTTCCGTACACCCTGCTTCGGTACCGCGTGTGGCAGTTCGAGATCCGAGATGACGCGCTCCATCTCGAACGAGGCGTGTTCACCCGCGTCGAAACCGCGGTACCGTTCGTCCGCGTCCAGCACGTCGATACCCAACGCGGACCGGTGGCACGGCTCCTCGGATTGGCAAGCGTCGTCGTCTACACGGCTGGCTCGCGGGGCGCTGACGTAACCATTCCGGGACTTCGTTCTGAGCGCGCGAACGCGCTCCACAACCGGCTCCGGGAGCTGGCGATCGAAAGCGAGGAGGATGCAGTGTGA
- the pyk gene encoding pyruvate kinase — MRDTTLVCTLGPASNDESTIRDLAAAGMEIARINTSHGTPEQYASIIQRVRSVEATLDRPLGVVLDLQGPEIRTAPLSEPITLVEGATVQFRAGDTVTPEEIGISSPIVDADVGAEIYLDDGRIEAVIERVDAETVAARITSGGELGGRKSVVAPEVEFDVDVVTSTDRAAIEVGIEHGVDFVAASFVRNATDVMAVAEAIESRGADIPIVSKIERGEAVDSIDDIIDVSYGVMVARGDLGVECPIEDVPMIQKRLVRRCQAAGVPVIIATEMLDSMISSTRPTRAEASDVANAVLDGADAVMLSGETAVGEQPVAVVETMDQIVTTAEASGEAGTRREQRVPAANGASTDALARSARYLARDAGASAIVVASESGYTARKTAKYRPEVPIVASAPDERVRRQLLLSHGILPRATEYTTGGAQAIIEGAVETALETPVVESGDTVVVLSGMMTDLPGTDATNLLKLHVASEVLTTGQCVVAGRVAGPVVRTTDGELTDIPDGAIIAVPDSFDAEFTGDLSQVGGIVAERRGMTGYPAIVARELDVPMVSGVAVDALTGASTVTLDAERGVVYKGVIREYGDEPRDE; from the coding sequence ATGCGCGATACAACCCTGGTCTGTACACTCGGTCCTGCTTCGAACGATGAATCGACGATTCGCGATCTCGCAGCGGCCGGTATGGAGATCGCCCGTATCAACACCAGCCACGGCACTCCCGAACAGTACGCATCGATCATCCAGCGGGTTCGGTCTGTCGAAGCGACGCTCGACCGTCCGCTTGGAGTGGTGCTCGATCTTCAGGGACCGGAAATTCGAACCGCACCACTCAGCGAGCCGATCACGCTCGTAGAGGGGGCGACGGTTCAGTTCCGGGCTGGCGACACGGTAACCCCCGAGGAGATCGGCATATCGAGTCCGATCGTCGACGCCGACGTTGGCGCGGAGATCTATCTCGATGACGGTCGCATCGAGGCGGTCATCGAGCGCGTCGATGCGGAGACAGTTGCGGCGCGGATCACGAGCGGTGGCGAACTCGGCGGGCGCAAGAGCGTTGTCGCGCCAGAGGTCGAGTTCGACGTGGACGTAGTAACCAGCACCGACCGCGCGGCGATCGAGGTCGGGATCGAGCATGGCGTCGATTTCGTCGCTGCGAGTTTCGTGCGCAACGCGACCGATGTGATGGCCGTCGCGGAGGCGATCGAGTCACGAGGGGCCGACATTCCGATCGTTTCAAAGATAGAACGCGGGGAAGCCGTCGACTCGATCGACGACATCATCGACGTCTCCTACGGCGTAATGGTCGCACGGGGTGATCTCGGAGTCGAGTGTCCGATCGAGGACGTACCGATGATTCAAAAGCGGCTGGTCCGCCGGTGTCAAGCCGCTGGTGTCCCGGTGATCATCGCCACGGAGATGCTCGACTCGATGATTTCCTCGACTCGACCTACGCGGGCGGAAGCGTCGGACGTCGCGAACGCCGTTCTCGACGGGGCGGATGCAGTCATGCTCTCGGGGGAAACCGCTGTCGGCGAGCAGCCGGTGGCCGTCGTCGAGACGATGGATCAGATCGTCACCACGGCCGAGGCGAGCGGAGAAGCGGGTACGCGCCGCGAACAGCGGGTACCAGCAGCCAACGGAGCTAGCACCGACGCACTGGCTCGCTCGGCTCGGTATCTCGCCCGTGATGCGGGTGCCAGCGCAATCGTCGTTGCGAGCGAGTCGGGGTACACGGCGAGGAAAACGGCGAAATATCGCCCGGAGGTCCCCATCGTGGCGTCAGCTCCGGACGAGCGCGTCCGCCGCCAGCTGTTGTTGTCCCACGGAATTCTCCCGCGCGCGACTGAGTATACGACCGGTGGTGCCCAAGCGATCATCGAAGGAGCGGTCGAGACCGCACTCGAAACACCGGTCGTTGAAAGTGGAGACACCGTAGTCGTGCTTTCGGGTATGATGACCGATCTTCCCGGCACGGACGCGACAAACCTGCTCAAGCTCCACGTTGCGAGTGAAGTGCTCACCACTGGCCAGTGTGTCGTCGCCGGTCGCGTTGCCGGTCCCGTCGTTCGCACGACGGATGGGGAGCTGACCGACATTCCGGACGGAGCGATCATTGCGGTACCCGACTCGTTCGACGCGGAGTTCACCGGCGATCTCTCGCAGGTCGGTGGCATCGTCGCCGAACGACGCGGCATGACGGGGTATCCCGCGATCGTTGCCCGCGAGCTGGACGTGCCGATGGTGAGCGGTGTGGCCGTCGATGCTCTCACCGGCGCGTCGACGGTCACGCTCGACGCCGAACGCGGTGTCGTGTACAAGGGCGTCATTCGGGAGTACGGTGACGAGCCACGAGACGAATAG
- a CDS encoding AAA family ATPase encodes MVEAFAVASGKGGVGKTTSTLALGMALAEEYDVTVVDADTGMANILFHTGLTDADTTLHDVLRDEAAVVEASYDRFGLRVVPCGTSLAGFRDVDPARLRNVVATLASDTDVLLLDSAAALGSKSAVLPVVLADRVIVVVEPTIPSVSDALKVQEYATSYGTGVAGVLFNRVRDDDAIDAIERKVTRFFTGPVLGTVPESTSPRSARRASEPLLAHAPESVAAHAYREAALALDVRTGDSGAVADRFRSAVIPDTP; translated from the coding sequence ATGGTCGAAGCGTTCGCTGTCGCGAGCGGGAAGGGCGGCGTCGGCAAGACGACGAGCACGCTCGCACTCGGGATGGCACTGGCCGAGGAGTACGACGTCACGGTCGTCGACGCCGACACAGGGATGGCGAACATCCTGTTTCACACGGGGTTGACCGATGCTGATACGACACTACACGACGTGCTTCGGGACGAAGCCGCCGTGGTCGAGGCGTCTTACGACCGGTTTGGACTGCGAGTCGTGCCGTGTGGGACGAGTTTGGCAGGGTTTCGGGACGTCGATCCCGCTCGGTTGCGCAACGTTGTCGCCACGCTTGCAAGCGATACCGACGTGCTGTTGCTCGATTCGGCGGCCGCCTTGGGAAGCAAAAGCGCGGTGTTACCCGTTGTGCTCGCAGACCGCGTAATCGTGGTGGTCGAACCGACGATTCCGTCGGTATCGGACGCCTTGAAGGTACAGGAGTACGCTACCTCGTATGGAACGGGCGTGGCAGGCGTGCTGTTCAACCGCGTTCGAGACGACGACGCCATCGACGCCATCGAACGGAAAGTGACCCGATTTTTCACGGGACCGGTTCTCGGCACGGTCCCCGAAAGCACGTCGCCCCGATCGGCACGACGGGCCAGCGAACCGCTGTTAGCCCACGCTCCGGAGTCGGTTGCCGCCCACGCCTATCGAGAGGCCGCGCTGGCACTCGACGTACGGACCGGCGACTCGGGAGCCGTCGCCGATCGGTTTCGGAGCGCAGTCATCCCCGACACACCATGA
- a CDS encoding bis(5'-nucleosyl)-tetraphosphatase — MIEATSAGAILFRDTRGRREYLLLKSRTGDWEFPKGGVEGTEELQQTAIREVEEEAGIDDIRLVDGFREDYDYVFQAGSSTIHKTVHLFIAKSFQATAELSSEHNDLQWRDYEQAVNTLTQKGPRSVLEHAHSFLDNGGLYGHY, encoded by the coding sequence ATGATTGAGGCCACGAGCGCCGGAGCAATCCTGTTCCGTGATACACGTGGCCGTCGAGAGTATCTGCTTCTCAAAAGCCGCACCGGTGATTGGGAGTTCCCAAAGGGCGGCGTTGAGGGGACAGAGGAGCTACAGCAGACGGCCATCCGTGAAGTCGAAGAAGAAGCCGGCATCGACGACATTCGACTCGTCGACGGCTTCCGTGAGGACTACGACTACGTCTTTCAGGCGGGTAGTTCGACGATCCACAAAACGGTTCACCTGTTCATCGCGAAATCGTTTCAGGCCACCGCAGAGCTCTCTTCGGAGCACAACGATCTGCAGTGGCGCGATTACGAACAGGCGGTCAACACTCTGACCCAGAAGGGTCCACGATCGGTACTCGAACATGCCCATTCGTTTCTCGATAACGGAGGACTGTACGGACACTACTGA